The genomic region CGCGCTGCCGGTGCTGCAGCGGCTGACCGCACACCGCACGCAACGCCCGCCGGTCGCCCTCGTCCTGGTGCCCACCCGCGAGCTCGCCGTCCAGGTGTCGGAGGCGCTGCACCGCTACGGCAAGGACCTCGGCGCCCGCGTCCTGCCCGTCTACGGGGGCGCCCCGATCGTTCGGCAGCTGCGCAGCCTCGAGCACGGGGTGGACGTCGTCGTCGCGACACCGGGACGGGCCCTGGACCTGCTCAACCGCGGCAGCCTGCAGCTGGGCGAGGTCGCCACCGTCGTCCTGGACGAGGCCGACGAGATGCTCGACATGGGGTTCGCCGAGGACCTGGAGGCGATCCTCGACGAGACGCCGGAGACCCGGCAGACCGTCCTCTTCTCCGCGACGATGCCCCGCCGGCTCGACGCGCTGGCCCGCCGGCACCTCAGCGACCCGGTCCGCATCACCATCGCCAAGGAGAAGGCGGCCGCGGGGGAGGCGCCGCGGGTGCGCCAGACCGCCTACGTCGTCCCCCGTGCGGCGAAGCCCGCCGCACTCGGCCGGATCCTCGACATCGAGGCGCCGACGGCGGCGATCGTCTTCTGCCGCACCCGCGAAGAGGTCGACTCGCTCACCGAGACGCTCAACGGCCGCGGATACCGCGCCGAGGCGCTGCACGGCGGGATGAGCCAGGAGCAGCGCGACCGCGTCATGGGCCGGCTGCGCGGGGGGACGGCGGACCTGCTGGTGGCCACCGACGTCGCCGCCCGGGGGCTGGACATCGAGCAGCTGACCCACGTCGTCAACTACGACGTGCCGTCGGCCCCGGAGTCCTACGTGCACCGCATCGGGCGCGTGGGCCGGGCCGGCCGGGAGGGCGTCGCGATCACCCTGGCCGAGCCCCGTGAGCACCGGATGCTCAAGACGATCGAGCGGGTCGCTGGCAACCCGATCTCGGTGCAGACGGTGCCGACCGTCGCCGACCTGCGTGCCCGGCAGCTCGACCTGACCCGCGGGGCGCTGCGGGAGAGCCTGCTCAGCGACGACCTCGACCGGTTCCGCGTCGTGGTGGAGACCCTGGCCGACGAGTTCGACCTCATGGAGGTGGCGCTCGCCGCGGTGAAGCTCGCGCACGAGAGCGGGGGCGCGGCCGACGACGACGAGGAGATCCCGCAGGTCACGTTCCGCCCGGACGCAGCTCGCCGGCCCGACACCCGTGGTTCCGCTCCGAGGACCCGCCGGCCTTCCGGAGGTCCGGTCGCCCGGTTGTTCGTCGGTGCCGGACGGGAGGCCGGGATCCGGCCCGGTGACCTCGTCGGCGCGATCACCGGCGAGACCGGCCTGACCGGCCGCGACATCGGCGCCATCGAGATCCACCAGCGGTTCGCGCTGGTGGAGGTTCCGGAGCCGGCCGCCAACGAGGTGATCAGCGCCCTCAAGGCGACGATGATCAAGGGACGGAAGGCGACGGTCCGCCGCGACAAGAGCTAGGGCTCAGGCGGTGCCGCGCTCCGGCGGCACGGTGGGGGGCACCTTGTTCGGGCCGGCCTCGGCCGGCCGGGGCCGGTCCTGCCGGTGCAGCCGGACGGCGACCAGCGCGACGTCGTCCTCGGGCCGGCCGTGGACGAGCCGTTCGAGCAGCTCGTCGAGCATCTCCTGCAGCGGCAGGTCGGCCAGCTCGACGAGGGCGTCGCGCAGCCGGACCAGGCCCGCGTCGAGGTCGGCGTCGCGGCGCTCGATGAGGCCGTCGGTGTAGAGCAGGACCGTCGCGCCCCGGTCCAGCGTCACCACCGACTCCCGGCGGCGGGCGTCCGCGTCCACGCCCAGGAGCAGGTCGCCCCGCCAGCTGGCGAGCTCGGCCACGCTCCCGTCGGGGTTGACGACCAGGGGTGGCAGGTGGCCGGCGTTCGCCCAGCGCATCCGGGTGACGCCCCGCTCCAGCTCGTCCGGGGTCTGCTCGAACCGGGCGATGGCTGCCGTGGCCAGCGTTCCCGTCTGCAGCGTGGCCATCGAGGCGTCCAGGCCGCGGAGCACCTCCGCCGGGCCGGCGTCGCTGTAGGTGGCGATCCCCCGGAGCAGGCCGCGCAACTGACCCATGGCTGCCGCCGCCTCCGTGTCGTGACCGACCACGTCGCCGATGACGAGCATCGTCGAGCCGCCGGGCTGCAGGAAGGCGTCGTACCAGTCGCCACCGACGCGGGCCGCCTCGGCGGCCGGCAGGTAGCGGACGGCGATCTCGGCGTGGTCGGGCTCCGGCGGCTCCGTCAGCAGGCTGCGCTGGAGCCCCTCGGCCAACTGCTGCTGGGCGTTGTAGAGCCGCGCGTTGTCCAGCGCCAGCCCCGCACGGTCGGCCACGTCCTGGGCGATGGCGAGGTCTTCGTCCGTCATCTCGGTCCCCGGCCGGTAGTAGGCGGTCACCAGACCGAGGGTGCGTCCACGACCGCGCATCGGGAGGACGACGGCGCTGTGCGGGTGCAGGATCTGCGCCAGGTCGCGCGCCTCGCCGGGCGCCAGCATGCCCAGCACCGTCTCGCCGCTCTCCCTGACCGCCTCGCCGCTGACCAGCGCCCGGGCCACCGGTGAGCCGACCGGCATGGAGTCCAGACGCACGTCGGCGTACCGCTCCAGCAGCGGCTGGGACGCCGGGTCCGCGTGCCACGACGCGACGTCGCGCGGCCGGCCGTCGGGGTCGACGAGGGTGACGATGCAGAAGTCCGCCAGGGCCGGGACGACGATCCGCGGGAGGTGCGACACGGCCGTCGGCGCATCGAGGGTGCCGGCGAGCTCCGCGCTGACCTGCGCGAGGATCGCCAGCCGGCGCGCCGAGCGATCCGCCCGGTCCTGCATCTGCCGCCGCTCGGTGACCTCGAGGAAGTAGACCGACAGGCCGTCCGGTGTGGGCCAGGCGCGCACCTCGAACCACCCGTCCAGCGGGGCGGGGTAGTAGGTGTCGAAGGTAGCCGGCTCGCCGGTCCGGACGGCGTTGCGGTAGCTGTCCTCGACGTTGCTGCCGACCGCAGAAGGGAAGGCGCTCCACAGGACCTGCCCGAGCAGCTCCTCTCGAGAGCTGCCGATCAGTCGCTCGGCCTCGGCGTTCACGTGGGTGAACCGCCACTCGCGGTCGAGGCTGTAGAAGCCCGCGGGCATCGCCTCGAGCAGCCGGGTGACGAGG from Blastococcus colisei harbors:
- a CDS encoding DEAD/DEAH box helicase produces the protein MDGERDTSEDGPTFDDLGLRPELLAALSALGYEEPTPIQQEAVPPLVEGRDLLGQAATGTGKTAAFALPVLQRLTAHRTQRPPVALVLVPTRELAVQVSEALHRYGKDLGARVLPVYGGAPIVRQLRSLEHGVDVVVATPGRALDLLNRGSLQLGEVATVVLDEADEMLDMGFAEDLEAILDETPETRQTVLFSATMPRRLDALARRHLSDPVRITIAKEKAAAGEAPRVRQTAYVVPRAAKPAALGRILDIEAPTAAIVFCRTREEVDSLTETLNGRGYRAEALHGGMSQEQRDRVMGRLRGGTADLLVATDVAARGLDIEQLTHVVNYDVPSAPESYVHRIGRVGRAGREGVAITLAEPREHRMLKTIERVAGNPISVQTVPTVADLRARQLDLTRGALRESLLSDDLDRFRVVVETLADEFDLMEVALAAVKLAHESGGAADDDEEIPQVTFRPDAARRPDTRGSAPRTRRPSGGPVARLFVGAGREAGIRPGDLVGAITGETGLTGRDIGAIEIHQRFALVEVPEPAANEVISALKATMIKGRKATVRRDKS
- a CDS encoding SpoIIE family protein phosphatase; this encodes MDRTADRTPPGFPRSGERAAAELRRQPARVVEARRLRSARGGSNALDRLTELAGRLLGTPGSQISLLTDVQVVAAGAGLPPGSVGGESPLETSLCTVTATGAASLVVPDARADDRVRDLPPVASGQVGAYLGTPLTTSGGLVIGALCVFGPAPREWSEADVATLQQLAESTVTELELSALVQQYENDRIRWGLAIDAAGIGTFDWDLASGRLSWDEQLNVMFGYEPGTFEETIEAFSARLHPDDRERVTEALQQCIDTCGEYDAEYRVVRPDGETRWVHARGRALVGSAGSAVRILGAAYDTTGEREGAALVTRLLEAMPAGFYSLDREWRFTHVNAEAERLIGSSREELLGQVLWSAFPSAVGSNVEDSYRNAVRTGEPATFDTYYPAPLDGWFEVRAWPTPDGLSVYFLEVTERRQMQDRADRSARRLAILAQVSAELAGTLDAPTAVSHLPRIVVPALADFCIVTLVDPDGRPRDVASWHADPASQPLLERYADVRLDSMPVGSPVARALVSGEAVRESGETVLGMLAPGEARDLAQILHPHSAVVLPMRGRGRTLGLVTAYYRPGTEMTDEDLAIAQDVADRAGLALDNARLYNAQQQLAEGLQRSLLTEPPEPDHAEIAVRYLPAAEAARVGGDWYDAFLQPGGSTMLVIGDVVGHDTEAAAAMGQLRGLLRGIATYSDAGPAEVLRGLDASMATLQTGTLATAAIARFEQTPDELERGVTRMRWANAGHLPPLVVNPDGSVAELASWRGDLLLGVDADARRRESVVTLDRGATVLLYTDGLIERRDADLDAGLVRLRDALVELADLPLQEMLDELLERLVHGRPEDDVALVAVRLHRQDRPRPAEAGPNKVPPTVPPERGTA